The following coding sequences lie in one Burkholderia cepacia genomic window:
- a CDS encoding MarR family winged helix-turn-helix transcriptional regulator — protein sequence MEEQDRVAILQQFGRTYRAFMTAFEAHVGQPMPRWRIMVALHTMGGHSSQKKLVEVLRIDPGALTRQLKSLDALGWIQRESDARDNRVTNVTLTDEGRAAFDACLPRRKAFIEQTMAQLPDDVLNALSGALAMLETRIADVGPAPVAR from the coding sequence ATGGAAGAACAGGACCGCGTCGCGATCTTGCAGCAATTCGGACGCACGTATCGCGCGTTCATGACCGCGTTTGAAGCGCACGTCGGGCAGCCGATGCCGCGCTGGCGCATCATGGTCGCGCTGCACACGATGGGCGGGCATTCGTCGCAGAAGAAGCTCGTCGAAGTGCTGCGCATCGATCCGGGCGCGCTCACGCGCCAGTTGAAGTCGCTCGATGCGCTCGGGTGGATCCAGCGCGAATCCGATGCACGCGACAACCGCGTGACCAACGTCACGCTGACGGACGAAGGCCGCGCGGCATTCGACGCGTGCCTGCCGCGCCGCAAGGCGTTCATCGAACAGACGATGGCGCAGTTGCCGGACGACGTGCTGAATGCGCTGTCGGGTGCGCTCGCGATGCTGGAAACGCGCATCGCGGACGTCGGTCCGGCGCCGGTCGCGCGCTGA
- a CDS encoding DJ-1/PfpI family protein produces MAAKKILFLTGDFAEDYETMVPFQALQAVGHHVDAVCPGKRAGDKIKTAIHDFEGDQTYTEKPGHQFTLNAAFDDVDAARYDALAIAGGRAPEYLRLDPKVISLVREFAEAGKPIAAICHAAQLLAAADVIRGKRISAYPACAPEVKLAGGEYADIPVDAAVTDAPFVTAPAWPAHPAWLAQFLALLGTRIEL; encoded by the coding sequence ATGGCCGCGAAGAAGATCCTGTTCCTGACCGGCGATTTCGCCGAAGACTACGAAACGATGGTGCCGTTCCAGGCGCTGCAGGCCGTCGGCCACCACGTCGATGCAGTCTGCCCGGGCAAGCGCGCGGGCGACAAGATCAAGACCGCGATCCACGATTTCGAAGGCGACCAGACCTACACCGAAAAGCCCGGCCACCAGTTCACGCTGAATGCCGCATTCGACGACGTCGACGCCGCGCGCTACGACGCACTCGCGATCGCGGGCGGCCGTGCCCCCGAATACCTGCGACTGGATCCGAAGGTGATCTCGCTCGTGCGCGAGTTCGCCGAAGCCGGCAAGCCGATCGCCGCGATCTGCCATGCGGCACAACTGCTCGCCGCCGCCGACGTGATCCGCGGCAAGCGCATTTCGGCCTACCCGGCGTGCGCACCCGAGGTGAAGCTCGCGGGCGGCGAATACGCGGACATCCCGGTCGACGCGGCCGTGACCGACGCGCCGTTCGTCACCGCACCCGCCTGGCCCGCGCACCCGGCCTGGCTCGCGCAGTTCCTCGCGCTGCTGGGCACGCGCATCGAGCTGTGA
- a CDS encoding CHRD domain-containing protein, whose protein sequence is MLKLRLLQVALLAGVLAAGSAAAETVRLSASLQPSSEVPPTATKGSGSVDATYDTATHTLQWIATYEHLTGPATAAHFHGPAPVGQNAGVQVPIPKDELASPIKGSKELTDAQVTDLMGGKWYFNVHTKEHPAGEIRGQVMPAN, encoded by the coding sequence ATGCTCAAGCTGCGTTTGCTCCAGGTCGCGTTACTCGCGGGCGTGCTGGCCGCCGGCAGCGCCGCCGCCGAAACGGTGCGCCTGTCCGCCAGCCTCCAGCCGTCGAGTGAAGTGCCGCCGACGGCGACCAAGGGTTCGGGTAGCGTCGACGCCACGTACGACACGGCCACCCATACGCTGCAGTGGATCGCAACTTATGAACACCTCACGGGGCCGGCCACTGCCGCGCATTTCCACGGGCCCGCACCGGTCGGCCAGAACGCCGGCGTGCAGGTGCCGATTCCGAAGGACGAGCTGGCGAGCCCGATCAAGGGTTCGAAGGAACTCACCGACGCGCAGGTCACCGACCTGATGGGCGGCAAGTGGTACTTCAACGTCCATACGAAGGAGCACCCGGCCGGCGAGATCCGCGGCCAGGTGATGCCGGCGAACTGA
- a CDS encoding EcsC family protein, protein MEPISITPATTLSQEDRDALWRAKQVLESPSLTMKLTGMLGAPVEKMIARLPDFATGKINDATQLALRKCLNIALRTLGKPPAPDAEPDKPSNLLHKLAVATTGAAGGAFGFLALPVELPVTTTLIFRSVCDIARSEGEDLTSVDTQLQCLAVLGMGGSTDKQEEDADLGYFVLRGALAQAISKASSDITTKGIAAHSSAAVFKLVQTVASRFSVQVTEQMAAKSIPAIGAVLGATVNTLFIDHFQQMAHGHFTVRRLERKYGSVAVKAAYQAIDASPTR, encoded by the coding sequence ATGGAACCGATTTCAATCACCCCTGCAACGACGCTTTCGCAGGAGGATCGGGACGCGCTGTGGCGCGCGAAGCAGGTGCTGGAAAGCCCGTCGCTGACGATGAAGCTGACCGGCATGCTCGGCGCCCCGGTCGAGAAAATGATCGCTCGGCTGCCCGATTTCGCGACCGGCAAGATCAACGATGCGACACAGCTCGCGCTGCGCAAGTGCCTGAACATCGCGCTGCGCACGCTCGGCAAGCCGCCGGCGCCCGACGCCGAGCCCGACAAGCCGAGCAACCTGCTGCACAAGCTCGCGGTCGCGACGACCGGCGCGGCGGGCGGCGCGTTCGGCTTTCTCGCGTTGCCGGTCGAACTGCCGGTGACGACCACGCTGATCTTTCGCTCGGTGTGCGACATCGCGCGCAGCGAGGGCGAAGACCTGACGTCGGTCGACACGCAGTTGCAATGCCTGGCCGTGCTCGGCATGGGCGGCAGCACGGACAAGCAGGAAGAGGACGCCGACCTCGGCTATTTCGTACTGCGTGGCGCGCTTGCCCAGGCGATTTCGAAGGCGTCGTCGGACATCACGACGAAAGGGATCGCCGCGCACAGCTCGGCGGCCGTGTTCAAGCTCGTGCAGACGGTGGCGTCGCGCTTCTCGGTGCAGGTGACCGAGCAGATGGCCGCGAAGTCGATCCCGGCGATCGGCGCCGTGCTCGGCGCGACCGTCAACACGCTATTCATCGACCACTTCCAGCAGATGGCACACGGCCACTTCACGGTGCGCCGGCTCGAGCGCAAGTACGGCTCGGTGGCCGTCAAGGCCGCCTATCAGGCGATCGACGCCTCGCCGACGCGCTGA
- a CDS encoding amino acid deaminase: MKVTNYQEATIDPFGKGLGNLPSASVPLGDAGRLEWNLLAEDVSLPAAVLYEDRVEHNLNWMQAFVQKYGVQFAPHGKTTMAPQLFRRQLDAGAWGITLATAHQTQAAYHGGVRRVLLANQLVGRQNMTIIAGLLSDPDFEFFCLVDSAESVDQLGRFFGDAKKSLNVLIELGVPGGRAGVRDAAQREAVLAAIARYPDTLKLAGIELYEGVLKEEGEIRTFLQEAVALTRELAEAGRFARTPAILSGAGSAWYDVVAEEFRKASDAGFAEVVLRPGCYLTHDVGIYKKAQTDVFARNPIARTMGEGLLPALQLWAYVQSVPEQNRAIVALGKRDAAFDAGLPEPARHFRPGRDTAPRDVAATEGWAVTGMMDQHAYLQIPPGADVKVGDMVAFDISHPCLTFDKWRQVLVLDPQFRVTEVVETFF; encoded by the coding sequence ATGAAAGTTACAAACTATCAGGAAGCGACGATCGACCCGTTCGGCAAGGGTCTGGGCAATCTGCCGAGCGCGAGCGTGCCGCTCGGCGACGCAGGCCGGCTCGAATGGAACCTGCTCGCCGAAGACGTCAGCCTGCCGGCCGCCGTGCTTTACGAAGACCGCGTCGAACACAATCTGAACTGGATGCAGGCATTCGTCCAGAAGTATGGCGTGCAGTTCGCGCCGCACGGCAAGACGACGATGGCGCCGCAACTGTTCCGCCGCCAGCTCGACGCCGGCGCGTGGGGCATCACGCTCGCGACCGCGCACCAGACGCAGGCCGCGTATCACGGCGGCGTGCGGCGCGTGCTGCTCGCGAACCAGCTGGTCGGCCGCCAGAACATGACGATCATCGCCGGGCTGCTGTCGGATCCCGATTTCGAATTCTTCTGCCTCGTCGATTCCGCGGAAAGCGTCGACCAGCTCGGCCGCTTCTTCGGCGACGCGAAGAAATCGCTGAACGTGCTGATCGAGCTCGGCGTGCCGGGCGGCCGTGCGGGCGTGCGCGATGCCGCGCAGCGCGAGGCCGTGCTGGCCGCGATCGCGCGCTATCCCGATACGTTGAAGCTGGCCGGCATCGAACTCTATGAAGGCGTGCTGAAAGAGGAAGGCGAGATCCGCACGTTCCTGCAGGAAGCCGTCGCGCTTACGCGCGAACTCGCCGAGGCAGGCCGCTTCGCGCGCACGCCGGCGATCCTGTCCGGCGCCGGTTCGGCGTGGTACGACGTGGTCGCGGAAGAGTTCAGGAAGGCGTCCGACGCGGGCTTCGCGGAAGTCGTGCTGCGTCCGGGCTGCTACCTGACGCACGACGTCGGCATCTACAAGAAGGCGCAGACCGACGTGTTCGCACGCAACCCGATCGCGCGCACGATGGGCGAAGGGCTGCTGCCGGCGCTGCAGCTGTGGGCGTACGTGCAGTCGGTGCCGGAGCAGAATCGCGCGATCGTCGCGCTCGGCAAGCGCGACGCGGCGTTCGACGCGGGCCTGCCCGAGCCGGCACGCCACTTCCGCCCGGGCCGCGACACCGCGCCGCGCGACGTCGCCGCGACCGAAGGCTGGGCCGTGACCGGGATGATGGACCAGCACGCGTACCTGCAGATCCCGCCGGGCGCGGACGTGAAGGTCGGCGACATGGTCGCGTTCGACATCTCGCACCCGTGCCTGACGTTCGACAAGTGGCGCCAGGTGCTCGTGCTCGATCCGCAGTTCCGCGTGACGGAAGTCGTCGAAACGTTCTTCTGA
- a CDS encoding class II aldolase/adducin family protein — MQRVPNQPFTRPARFSEAEWQARVQLAAAYRIFDYLGWTELIYNHISLRVPDEDGHFLINPFGLHYREVCASNLVKIDIDGNLIGHSDWPINPAGFTFHSAIHAALPDAHCVMHVHTTPTMAVCCSRDGLSFSNFYSAQLYGKIAYHDFEGITVHLEEGRRIVESAGGRPVLLLRNHGPVTIGATLAQTFSLMWLLNRACEVQVATHAIGDALPIAPPVLEGCVRDSLNFDPKHGAGQDAFDALQRIVDRIDPGYRA, encoded by the coding sequence ATGCAACGTGTACCGAACCAGCCGTTCACGCGTCCGGCCCGCTTCTCCGAAGCCGAATGGCAGGCGCGCGTGCAGCTCGCGGCCGCCTACCGCATCTTCGATTACCTCGGCTGGACCGAGCTGATCTACAACCACATTTCGCTGCGCGTACCGGACGAGGACGGGCATTTCCTGATCAACCCGTTCGGGCTCCATTACCGCGAGGTATGTGCGTCGAACCTCGTGAAGATCGACATCGACGGCAACCTGATCGGGCATTCCGACTGGCCGATCAATCCGGCCGGCTTCACGTTTCACAGCGCGATCCATGCGGCGCTGCCCGACGCGCACTGCGTGATGCATGTCCATACGACGCCCACGATGGCCGTGTGCTGTTCGCGTGACGGGCTGTCGTTTTCCAACTTCTATTCGGCGCAGCTGTACGGGAAGATCGCGTATCACGACTTCGAGGGCATCACCGTGCATCTGGAGGAGGGGCGGCGCATCGTCGAGAGCGCGGGCGGGCGGCCCGTGCTGCTGCTGCGCAACCACGGACCGGTGACGATCGGCGCGACGCTCGCGCAGACGTTCTCGCTGATGTGGCTGCTCAACCGCGCGTGCGAGGTGCAGGTCGCGACGCATGCGATTGGCGATGCGCTGCCGATCGCGCCGCCGGTGCTCGAAGGATGCGTGCGCGATTCGCTGAATTTCGATCCGAAGCATGGCGCGGGGCAGGACGCGTTCGACGCGCTGCAGCGTATCGTCGATCGCATCGATCCCGGCTATCGCGCGTGA
- a CDS encoding FadR/GntR family transcriptional regulator codes for MAAMTARGRTEVVMRKIETALLDGTWPAGARLPAERVLAQQYGVARNTVREATQRLVARGLLQSRRGAGVYVTDQLRAGIASPWGQLVADHPALRDDILEFRRVLEGATAYFAALRADANDRRRIRTLLRELETAHANGAAAVEAATDAKLHEAIALASHNTMFLHLHTSVIGMLREHISINVAGMTTHDEQASELLLLQHRVVCDAICAQRPEEARTAMQTHIDYVRSHFERSGDAQ; via the coding sequence ATGGCAGCGATGACGGCACGAGGCCGGACCGAAGTGGTGATGCGCAAGATCGAGACGGCGCTGCTCGACGGCACCTGGCCGGCCGGCGCGCGGCTGCCGGCCGAGCGTGTGCTCGCGCAGCAGTACGGCGTCGCACGCAATACGGTGCGCGAGGCGACGCAGCGGCTCGTCGCGCGCGGGCTGCTGCAGAGCCGGCGCGGCGCGGGCGTTTACGTGACGGACCAGCTACGCGCGGGTATTGCCTCGCCGTGGGGCCAGCTGGTCGCCGATCATCCGGCGCTGCGCGATGACATCCTCGAATTCCGCCGCGTGCTCGAAGGCGCGACTGCGTATTTCGCCGCGCTGCGTGCGGATGCAAACGACCGGCGCCGGATCCGCACGCTGCTGCGCGAGCTCGAAACCGCGCATGCGAACGGTGCGGCGGCCGTCGAAGCCGCGACCGACGCGAAGCTGCACGAGGCGATCGCGCTCGCGTCGCACAACACGATGTTCCTGCACCTGCATACGAGCGTGATCGGGATGCTGCGCGAGCACATCTCGATCAACGTGGCGGGCATGACGACGCACGACGAGCAGGCGTCCGAGCTGCTGTTGCTGCAGCACCGCGTCGTGTGCGACGCGATCTGCGCGCAGCGGCCCGAAGAGGCGCGCACCGCGATGCAGACGCATATTGACTACGTGCGCAGCCATTTCGAGCGCAGCGGCGATGCGCAGTGA
- a CDS encoding alpha/beta hydrolase yields MSWQSKFACWLLRWQFRPETTREVLDPARARRFTDLRMVVPRRAPSGYRLRQCHGAGDAPLRGEWLERTDASAGRGPGRTLLYIHGGGYYFCSTKTHRPLVFGLTKRAGVRSFSLDYRLAPENRFPAALDDALAAYRQLLALGTPPESIVLGGDSAGGGLALATLVALRDRGEPLPAGAILFSPWTDLAATGATLRTNDGADPMFAGAALPKAAKLYLGDAPATHPYASPLYADFTGLPPLYIQVGSTEVLLDDSRRVAEKAKAAGVAVEIEVWPDMPHVWQLYAPMVPEARDALDRAAAFLRRVAVERAVQRVGEASIA; encoded by the coding sequence ATGAGTTGGCAAAGCAAGTTCGCCTGCTGGCTGCTGCGCTGGCAGTTTCGTCCCGAGACCACGCGCGAGGTGCTCGATCCCGCGCGTGCGCGGCGCTTTACCGACTTGCGGATGGTCGTGCCGCGCCGCGCGCCGTCGGGCTACCGGCTGCGCCAGTGTCATGGCGCGGGCGACGCGCCGCTGCGCGGCGAATGGCTCGAGCGCACCGACGCGAGCGCGGGTCGCGGGCCCGGCCGCACGCTGCTGTACATCCATGGCGGCGGCTATTACTTCTGTTCGACGAAGACCCACCGGCCGCTCGTGTTCGGCCTGACGAAGCGCGCGGGCGTGCGCTCGTTCTCGCTCGACTACCGGCTCGCGCCCGAAAACCGCTTTCCCGCCGCGCTTGACGACGCGCTCGCCGCCTATCGGCAACTGCTGGCGCTCGGCACGCCGCCCGAGTCGATCGTGCTCGGCGGCGATTCGGCGGGCGGCGGCCTCGCGCTCGCGACGCTCGTTGCACTGCGCGACCGTGGCGAGCCGTTGCCGGCCGGCGCGATCCTGTTCTCCCCGTGGACCGATCTCGCGGCCACCGGCGCGACGCTGCGCACGAACGACGGCGCCGATCCGATGTTTGCCGGCGCGGCGCTGCCGAAGGCCGCGAAGCTGTACCTCGGCGACGCGCCCGCGACGCATCCATACGCATCGCCGCTCTATGCGGACTTCACGGGCCTGCCGCCGCTGTATATCCAGGTCGGCAGCACCGAAGTGCTGCTCGACGATTCGCGCCGCGTCGCCGAGAAGGCGAAGGCGGCCGGCGTGGCGGTGGAGATCGAGGTGTGGCCGGACATGCCGCACGTATGGCAGCTGTACGCGCCGATGGTGCCGGAAGCGCGCGACGCGCTCGACCGCGCGGCCGCGTTCCTGCGCCGCGTCGCGGTCGAGCGTGCGGTTCAGCGCGTCGGCGAGGCGTCGATCGCCTGA
- a CDS encoding (Fe-S)-binding protein: MNERQYPAAIPAHVYLFATCLVDLFVPEAGLDAVRLLEREGLTVHYPRGQSCCGQPAYSSGNPDEARRVAAAQLDLFAEAWPVIVPSGSCAGMIRHHWPALFADDPVNGPKVRAIADRTYELAEFLVHVLDVQLDAATASAGPDERVVLHTSCAARREMGTRVHGVALVDALPGITRIEHERESECCGFGGTFSLKHPDISGAMVRDKVASACATGCDRLVSADCGCLLNIGHAAAKADAPLPVEHLASFLWRRTAGAASLRGDKQ; the protein is encoded by the coding sequence ATGAACGAAAGGCAGTACCCCGCCGCCATCCCCGCGCACGTCTATCTGTTCGCGACCTGCCTGGTCGACCTGTTCGTCCCCGAAGCGGGGCTCGACGCGGTCCGACTGCTGGAGCGCGAAGGGTTGACCGTCCACTATCCGCGCGGCCAGAGCTGCTGCGGGCAGCCGGCCTACAGCAGCGGCAATCCCGACGAAGCGCGCCGCGTCGCGGCCGCGCAGCTCGACCTGTTCGCCGAAGCGTGGCCCGTGATCGTGCCGTCCGGCTCGTGCGCTGGCATGATCCGGCACCATTGGCCCGCGCTGTTCGCCGACGATCCCGTCAACGGCCCGAAGGTCCGCGCGATCGCCGACCGGACCTACGAACTCGCTGAATTCCTCGTCCACGTGCTCGACGTGCAGCTCGACGCGGCCACGGCCAGCGCCGGGCCCGACGAGCGCGTCGTGCTGCACACGTCGTGCGCGGCACGCCGCGAGATGGGCACGCGCGTGCATGGTGTCGCGCTCGTCGACGCGCTGCCGGGCATCACGCGGATCGAACACGAACGCGAATCCGAATGCTGCGGCTTCGGCGGCACGTTCTCGCTGAAACATCCGGACATCTCCGGCGCGATGGTGCGCGACAAGGTCGCGTCGGCCTGCGCGACCGGCTGCGACCGGCTCGTGTCCGCCGACTGCGGCTGCCTGCTGAACATCGGCCACGCCGCGGCCAAGGCCGATGCACCGCTGCCGGTCGAGCATCTCGCGAGCTTCCTGTGGCGGCGCACGGCCGGCGCCGCGTCGTTGCGCGGAGACAAGCAATGA
- a CDS encoding MDR family MFS transporter — MAVHTAAHHSSGQVLPFRESLMAMIGISFVTMLVALDQTVVGTALPTIVAELRGFDLYAWVATSYLLSSVITVPIFGRLGDYYGRKPFVIVSIVVFTAASVLCGMANDMLYLVLARGLQGIGGGMLVGTAFACIPDLFPDSVVRLRWQVLMSSAFGIANAVGPSLGGVLTQSFGWRSVFYVNLPVGLLSLFFVWRYLPHLRHVAHDRKMRLDWPGALLIALSLGALQLFVEWLPKYGVASWASLLLVVAVAAGVGLWHWEKRCAQPILPFDMFGNRALSALFVLAILAGFSMFSLLFYAPLLFQGGFGMSPKEAGLVITPLVVFITIGSIMNGRVVTRIRNPNAMLHVGFVLFAIACAGIVVSTHTTPTWMLMALMVAGGIGLGFVLPNLTVFAQQAAGREHLGIATALLQSLRMVGGMLGTALTGTLVNQMYSGGVRNALTADHAMQWHAQLADPQILIDRAAQGGLVAELTRAGHNGALLLEAARESLVGAIHLGVAMAAVIAVVSVWQCRRVPPIALRRKIEPHVAAD; from the coding sequence ATGGCCGTCCACACTGCCGCCCATCATTCGAGCGGGCAAGTCCTGCCGTTCCGCGAATCGCTGATGGCGATGATCGGGATCTCGTTCGTGACCATGCTGGTCGCACTCGACCAGACCGTCGTCGGCACCGCGCTGCCGACCATCGTCGCCGAGCTTCGCGGTTTCGACCTGTACGCATGGGTCGCGACCTCGTACCTGCTCAGTTCCGTGATCACGGTGCCGATCTTCGGCCGGCTCGGCGATTATTACGGCCGCAAGCCGTTCGTGATCGTGTCGATCGTCGTGTTCACCGCTGCATCCGTGCTGTGCGGGATGGCCAACGACATGCTGTACCTCGTGCTCGCGCGCGGGCTGCAGGGGATCGGCGGCGGGATGCTGGTCGGCACCGCGTTCGCGTGCATTCCCGACCTGTTCCCCGATTCCGTCGTGCGGCTGCGCTGGCAGGTGCTGATGAGCTCGGCGTTCGGCATCGCGAACGCGGTCGGCCCGTCGCTCGGCGGCGTGCTGACCCAGTCGTTCGGCTGGCGCTCGGTGTTCTACGTGAACCTGCCGGTCGGCCTGCTGTCGCTGTTCTTCGTGTGGCGCTACCTGCCGCACCTGCGCCACGTCGCGCACGATCGCAAGATGCGGCTCGACTGGCCGGGCGCGCTGCTGATCGCGCTGTCGCTCGGCGCGTTGCAGCTGTTCGTCGAATGGCTGCCGAAGTACGGCGTCGCGAGCTGGGCGTCGCTGCTGCTCGTCGTCGCGGTCGCGGCCGGTGTCGGCCTGTGGCACTGGGAGAAGCGCTGCGCGCAGCCGATTCTGCCGTTCGACATGTTCGGCAACCGCGCGCTGTCGGCGCTGTTCGTCCTCGCGATCCTCGCCGGCTTCTCGATGTTCTCGCTGCTGTTCTACGCGCCGCTGCTGTTCCAGGGCGGCTTCGGGATGTCGCCGAAGGAAGCCGGGCTCGTGATCACGCCGCTCGTCGTGTTCATCACGATCGGCAGCATCATGAATGGCCGCGTCGTTACGCGCATCCGCAATCCGAACGCGATGCTGCACGTCGGCTTCGTGCTGTTCGCGATCGCGTGCGCGGGCATCGTCGTGTCGACCCACACGACGCCGACCTGGATGCTGATGGCGCTGATGGTCGCGGGCGGCATCGGGCTCGGTTTCGTATTGCCGAACCTCACCGTATTCGCGCAGCAGGCAGCCGGCCGCGAGCACCTCGGCATCGCGACGGCGCTGCTGCAGTCGCTGCGGATGGTCGGCGGGATGCTCGGCACCGCGCTGACGGGCACGCTCGTCAACCAGATGTACTCGGGCGGCGTGCGCAACGCGCTGACGGCCGATCATGCGATGCAGTGGCATGCGCAGCTCGCCGATCCGCAGATCCTGATCGATCGCGCGGCGCAGGGCGGTCTCGTCGCCGAGCTGACGCGTGCCGGGCATAATGGCGCGCTGCTGCTGGAAGCGGCCCGCGAATCGCTCGTCGGTGCGATTCACCTGGGCGTCGCGATGGCGGCCGTCATCGCCGTGGTGTCGGTGTGGCAGTGCCGTCGGGTGCCGCCGATCGCGCTGCGGCGCAAGATCGAGCCGCACGTCGCGGCCGATTGA
- a CDS encoding phospholipase D family protein, whose protein sequence is MLTSFIRRAPAAPSWRAACRPARALAVCALLSLVAACATHPPATTLDRPVSHALPPDTATPLRDALAAPEAAHPGQSGFRLLADGAQALQMRIALARAATKTLDMQYYITTEDTTGKLLLAAALYAADRGVRVRMLVDDLNFRDIDRVMAALNTHPNIEIRVFNPFGASRQRMVERTTNFFTRIDSFTRRMHNKAMLADNQIAIVGGRNLGDEYFSASPTLQFRDLDVLAAGPVTNDVSASFDTYWASASSYPLRVLNHQAFDPKELDAMRDELRNHWRQNAEPYNAKPLNATPLAQQIARDELGLVWAPAEFKVDAPDKVAQPTDAYVSPPMQRLVELTRGAQQEFLAFSPYFVPHDAGVKILGDTTARGVRVAILTNSLAATDAVAVQAGYGPYRVPLLQHGVELFEFKAQPGRQRPRLFGSRSRASLHAKAYVIDRKILVIGSMNLDPRSAHLNTELALVIHSPTLAEQVAKIFARATQPDESYRVSLVAPAGGGSPELEWTGTDDGKPTTYHVDPHAGLMRNLMTGIFMLLPVDDQL, encoded by the coding sequence GTGCTCACGTCTTTCATCCGGCGCGCGCCGGCCGCGCCGTCATGGCGTGCCGCATGCCGCCCGGCCCGTGCGCTGGCCGTTTGCGCACTGCTGTCGCTCGTCGCCGCGTGCGCGACGCATCCGCCCGCCACCACGCTCGATCGCCCGGTTTCCCACGCGCTGCCGCCCGATACCGCGACGCCGTTGCGCGACGCGCTGGCCGCGCCCGAGGCCGCGCATCCGGGCCAGTCGGGCTTCCGGCTGCTCGCCGACGGCGCGCAGGCGTTGCAGATGCGCATCGCGCTCGCACGCGCCGCGACGAAGACGCTCGACATGCAGTACTACATCACGACCGAGGACACGACGGGCAAGCTGCTGCTCGCCGCGGCGCTGTACGCGGCCGATCGCGGCGTGCGCGTGCGGATGCTGGTCGACGACCTGAACTTCCGCGATATCGACCGCGTGATGGCCGCGCTGAACACGCATCCGAACATCGAGATTCGCGTGTTCAACCCGTTCGGCGCGTCGCGGCAGCGGATGGTCGAGCGCACGACCAACTTCTTCACGCGGATCGACAGCTTCACGCGCCGGATGCACAACAAGGCGATGCTCGCGGACAACCAGATCGCGATCGTCGGCGGCCGCAATCTCGGCGACGAATACTTCAGCGCGAGCCCGACGCTGCAGTTTCGCGATCTCGACGTGCTCGCCGCCGGCCCCGTGACGAACGATGTCTCGGCGAGTTTCGACACGTACTGGGCGAGCGCGAGCAGCTATCCGTTGCGGGTGCTGAATCATCAGGCTTTCGATCCGAAGGAGCTCGACGCGATGCGCGACGAGCTGCGCAACCATTGGCGCCAGAACGCCGAGCCATACAACGCGAAGCCGCTGAATGCGACGCCGCTCGCGCAGCAGATTGCGCGCGACGAACTCGGGCTCGTGTGGGCGCCGGCCGAGTTCAAGGTCGACGCGCCCGACAAGGTCGCGCAGCCGACCGACGCGTACGTGAGCCCGCCGATGCAGCGGCTCGTCGAGCTGACGCGCGGCGCGCAGCAGGAATTCCTCGCGTTCTCGCCGTACTTCGTGCCGCACGACGCGGGCGTGAAGATCCTCGGCGACACGACCGCGCGCGGCGTGCGCGTCGCGATCCTGACGAATTCGCTCGCCGCGACCGACGCGGTCGCCGTGCAGGCCGGCTATGGGCCCTACCGCGTGCCGCTGCTGCAGCACGGCGTCGAACTGTTCGAGTTCAAGGCGCAGCCGGGGCGCCAGCGTCCGCGCCTGTTCGGATCGCGTTCGCGCGCGAGCCTGCACGCGAAGGCGTACGTGATCGACCGGAAAATCCTCGTGATCGGCTCGATGAACCTCGATCCGCGTTCCGCGCACCTGAATACCGAGTTGGCGCTGGTGATCCATAGCCCGACGCTCGCCGAGCAGGTCGCGAAGATCTTCGCGCGCGCGACGCAGCCGGACGAAAGCTATCGCGTGAGCCTCGTCGCGCCGGCCGGCGGCGGGTCGCCCGAACTCGAGTGGACGGGTACCGACGACGGCAAGCCGACGACCTATCACGTCGATCCGCACGCAGGGCTGATGCGCAACCTGATGACGGGCATCTTCATGCTGCTGCCGGTCGACGACCAGCTTTAA